In the genome of Pseudarthrobacter sp. IC2-21, one region contains:
- a CDS encoding cation diffusion facilitator family transporter: MGHDHSHTHGITATGRHRKRLIAVLAITLTVVLVQVVGSVLSGSLALLADAGHMLSDAAGVTIALLAAWIAGRPASDQRTYGYQRAEVLAALANALILIVISVVIFTEAIRRIGSAPEVHTDIMLFAAILGAVANLVSLLILHGAHRDSLNVRGAYLEVLGDLLGSFAVIVAALIIMFTGYQAADTIASVLIALMILPRAWSLLRDVVDVLLEATPKGVEVQMIREHILSVDGVVDVHDIHIWTITSGVPVFSAHVVVEDGVLNARGADQVLDKLTACLGSHFDTEHCTFQLEPASHSEHESAQHA; this comes from the coding sequence ATGGGACACGACCACAGCCACACGCACGGGATCACAGCAACGGGCCGGCACCGCAAACGGCTCATCGCCGTCCTGGCCATCACGCTGACCGTTGTCCTGGTCCAGGTGGTGGGGTCCGTCCTGTCCGGATCCCTGGCGCTGCTGGCAGACGCCGGCCACATGCTGTCCGACGCCGCTGGCGTCACCATCGCCCTCCTGGCAGCCTGGATCGCGGGGCGGCCGGCCAGCGACCAGCGGACCTACGGCTACCAGCGCGCGGAGGTCCTCGCCGCCCTGGCCAACGCCCTGATCCTGATTGTCATCTCCGTGGTCATCTTCACCGAGGCCATCCGGCGCATCGGGTCGGCGCCCGAAGTCCATACCGACATCATGCTCTTCGCCGCCATCCTGGGCGCCGTGGCCAACCTGGTGTCGCTGCTGATCCTGCACGGCGCGCACCGGGACAGCCTGAATGTGCGGGGGGCGTATCTTGAAGTGCTCGGTGACCTGCTGGGTTCCTTCGCCGTCATTGTCGCGGCCCTGATCATCATGTTCACCGGCTACCAGGCGGCCGATACCATCGCCTCAGTCCTCATTGCCCTGATGATCCTGCCGCGGGCCTGGAGCCTGCTCCGCGATGTGGTGGACGTTCTCCTTGAAGCCACTCCGAAGGGTGTGGAGGTTCAGATGATCCGCGAACACATCCTCAGTGTCGACGGCGTGGTGGACGTCCACGACATCCACATCTGGACCATCACCTCCGGCGTGCCGGTGTTTTCCGCCCACGTGGTGGTGGAGGACGGCGTCCTGAACGCCCGCGGCGCAGACCAGGTCCTGGACAAGCTGACCGCGTGCCTCGGCTCGCACTTCGACACCGAGCACTGCACATTCCAGCTCGAGCCTGCCAGCCATTCCGAGCACGAGTCCGCCCAGCACGCGTAG
- a CDS encoding metallopeptidase family protein: MPAHLPPGLPIIPEGPHEPLPFEMSADDFEAAVTDALGLIPPKLAAAMDNVAVFVEDDYVPGPGEDPDTVLLGLYEGVPLTERDSWWDAGSLPDRITIFRQPILDICVSREEVIREVAVTVVHEIAHHFGIDDHRLHELGWD; encoded by the coding sequence ATGCCCGCCCATCTCCCGCCCGGACTGCCCATCATCCCGGAGGGCCCGCACGAGCCGCTTCCCTTCGAGATGTCCGCTGACGACTTCGAAGCCGCTGTCACTGATGCCCTGGGCCTGATCCCGCCCAAACTTGCAGCCGCCATGGACAACGTGGCCGTCTTTGTCGAGGACGACTATGTGCCCGGTCCCGGTGAAGACCCGGACACCGTCCTGCTGGGCCTCTATGAAGGTGTCCCCCTGACGGAGCGTGATTCCTGGTGGGACGCCGGTTCGCTGCCGGACCGGATCACGATCTTCCGCCAGCCCATCCTGGACATCTGCGTCTCCCGCGAGGAGGTCATCCGGGAGGTTGCCGTGACCGTGGTGCATGAGATCGCCCATCACTTCGGCATCGATGACCACCGGCTGCACGAGCTGGGCTGGGACTAG
- a CDS encoding class I SAM-dependent methyltransferase, with protein MSIHHRLFAATYDTLLKPVERRELAPRRARLLAGLQGTVVDVGSGTGANLSHFRHAKRVVLVEPDPYMRARLSTRLGESPVPVTVSDADAEHLPPADGEADAVVFTLVLCSVPDQRLALLEARRVLKPGGTLAVLEHVRRPGRAGRWQDRLDGLWGRFVAPGCHLNRDTVAAIAEAGFDFSEVSRFEPPAVALATPVIAGTAVLRPGDR; from the coding sequence ATGTCCATCCACCACCGCCTGTTTGCAGCCACCTATGACACCTTGTTGAAGCCAGTGGAACGCAGGGAGCTCGCGCCCAGAAGAGCGCGGCTGCTCGCCGGGCTGCAGGGAACTGTGGTGGACGTCGGCTCAGGCACCGGAGCCAATCTTTCCCACTTCCGCCATGCAAAACGCGTCGTTCTCGTGGAACCGGATCCTTACATGAGGGCCAGGTTGAGCACCCGGCTGGGGGAATCACCCGTCCCGGTTACCGTTTCCGACGCCGATGCGGAGCACCTGCCGCCGGCCGACGGCGAGGCGGACGCGGTCGTGTTCACCCTGGTGCTGTGCTCGGTGCCGGATCAGCGGCTTGCGCTGCTGGAAGCGCGCAGGGTACTCAAGCCTGGTGGAACCCTGGCTGTGCTGGAACACGTCCGCCGTCCGGGCCGTGCCGGCCGCTGGCAGGACAGGCTGGACGGCCTGTGGGGCCGGTTCGTTGCGCCCGGCTGCCACCTCAACCGGGACACGGTTGCAGCCATTGCCGAGGCCGGGTTCGACTTCAGCGAAGTCAGCAGGTTTGAACCACCGGCTGTTGCACTGGCCACTCCGGTCATCGCGGGTACGGCGGTTTTGCGGCCCGGGGATCGCTAG
- a CDS encoding DMT family transporter yields the protein MASTSPVDSAHSAPPPAGHGRVSKPGIAAVLVTVVLWASAFVGIRAIGPNFSPGSLTLGRLAVAAVVLGALVLPQLRKGKALPHGREWWPILGYGVMWFGGYNVALNAAEHLLDAGTAALLINVNPILVAIMAGLVLREGFPRWLIIGSLVAFGGVALIALGSGPSSGERSTADVAGVLLCLLAAVLAAVSVIIQKPVLRKVPAAQATWFGIMVGAICCLPFAGQLVSEVQAAPASATWGLVYLGVFPTAIAFTTWAYALSLIEAGKLAATTYLVPGTTILISWLLLSEVPSVWGLAGGAVCLVGVGLTRRRA from the coding sequence ATGGCTTCCACCTCCCCCGTCGATTCTGCACACTCAGCACCCCCTCCCGCCGGGCACGGCCGCGTCAGCAAACCCGGCATCGCGGCTGTCCTGGTCACGGTGGTGCTGTGGGCATCGGCGTTTGTGGGCATCCGGGCGATCGGACCAAACTTTTCCCCCGGGTCCCTGACGCTGGGCAGGTTGGCGGTTGCCGCCGTCGTACTCGGTGCCCTGGTGCTGCCTCAACTGCGCAAGGGCAAGGCACTGCCGCATGGCCGCGAATGGTGGCCCATCCTCGGCTACGGGGTGATGTGGTTCGGCGGCTACAACGTGGCGCTGAATGCGGCGGAGCACCTTCTGGATGCCGGCACCGCGGCCCTGCTGATCAACGTCAATCCCATCCTGGTGGCCATCATGGCGGGCCTCGTCCTGAGGGAAGGCTTCCCGCGCTGGCTGATCATCGGCAGCCTGGTGGCCTTCGGCGGGGTGGCGCTGATCGCGCTTGGTTCGGGCCCGTCTTCGGGTGAACGTTCGACGGCGGATGTTGCCGGCGTGCTGCTCTGCCTCCTCGCCGCCGTGCTCGCCGCGGTCAGTGTCATCATCCAGAAACCGGTGCTGCGGAAGGTTCCGGCTGCGCAGGCCACGTGGTTTGGCATCATGGTGGGCGCCATCTGCTGCCTGCCGTTTGCCGGGCAGCTGGTTTCTGAAGTGCAGGCCGCGCCGGCGTCCGCTACGTGGGGGCTGGTGTACCTCGGCGTCTTTCCGACGGCGATCGCCTTCACCACGTGGGCTTACGCGTTGTCCCTCATCGAGGCCGGGAAGTTGGCCGCCACCACCTACCTGGTGCCCGGGACCACCATCCTGATCTCCTGGCTCCTCCTCAGCGAAGTCCCCTCCGTCTGGGGCCTGGCGGGCGGCGCTGTCTGCCTGGTCGGGGTGGGCCTCACCCGCCGCCGGGCCTAG
- a CDS encoding DsbA family protein, whose protein sequence is MVTASTSRGSAPDPAKRVRRVIWILLGVMVVAGGAWYAMLTLNKPAAPAVPPAAAGPGVPASQAAEQLVRADSHRLTAPAVEKAQLVEFLDFECEACRSIHPFAEELKQEFGDSITFVNRYFPLPSHPNSGTAALAVEAAAQQGKFEAMAAKMFETQDRWHGKPESQAPLFRTFAADLGLDLAAFDAVVLDEKTKDRIRADVADGTALGVRSTPTFFLNGEKLTLTTKQDFRQKLAAAVK, encoded by the coding sequence ATGGTCACAGCTTCTACGTCCCGCGGGTCCGCCCCCGACCCTGCCAAGAGGGTCCGCCGGGTCATCTGGATCCTGCTCGGTGTCATGGTGGTGGCCGGCGGTGCCTGGTACGCGATGCTGACGCTGAACAAGCCCGCGGCCCCGGCCGTGCCGCCTGCCGCGGCCGGTCCGGGCGTTCCAGCCTCTCAAGCCGCCGAACAACTGGTCCGGGCGGACAGCCACCGGCTCACCGCCCCGGCTGTGGAAAAGGCGCAGTTGGTGGAGTTCCTGGACTTTGAATGCGAAGCCTGCCGCTCCATCCATCCTTTCGCGGAGGAACTGAAGCAGGAATTTGGCGACAGCATCACCTTCGTCAACCGCTATTTCCCGCTCCCCTCACACCCGAACTCCGGCACCGCCGCGCTCGCTGTGGAAGCTGCCGCGCAGCAAGGCAAGTTTGAAGCCATGGCCGCGAAGATGTTTGAAACCCAGGATCGGTGGCACGGAAAGCCCGAGTCCCAGGCGCCGCTCTTCCGCACCTTTGCTGCGGACCTGGGACTCGACCTCGCCGCGTTCGACGCTGTTGTGCTCGATGAGAAAACGAAGGACCGCATCCGTGCCGATGTTGCGGACGGCACGGCCCTGGGCGTGAGAAGCACTCCGACTTTCTTCCTGAACGGCGAGAAACTGACTTTGACCACCAAGCAGGACTTCCGGCAGAAACTGGCCGCCGCGGTAAAGTAG
- a CDS encoding PHP domain-containing protein: MDAVAALNEIAFWLERGRAATFKVQAFRKAAGVIAGLAPAEVEARARDGRLKSMKGIGDRTYQVVRQAVDGEVPDYLADLRLKGQEPLDDGGTELRKSLRGDLHSHSDWSDGGSPIQLMAAAAQVLGREYLALTDHSPNLTIANGLSVERLTEQLDVVAGLNAGNTNGFRLLAGIEVDILESGELDQTPAMLDRLDIVVASVHSKLRSDRSTMTERMLGGIRDPHTNVLGHCTGRLVEGSRGTRPPSEFDAREVFAACAEHNVAVEINSRPERQDPPDNLIQLALDAGCLFSIDSDAHAPGQLDFLQYGAARAALNGVPAERIVTTWPLDRLMAWAGKG, encoded by the coding sequence ATGGATGCCGTCGCCGCGCTCAACGAGATCGCCTTTTGGCTGGAGCGCGGACGCGCTGCCACCTTCAAGGTCCAGGCCTTTCGGAAGGCAGCCGGGGTCATCGCCGGCCTGGCCCCTGCCGAGGTGGAGGCACGTGCCCGGGACGGCAGGCTCAAAAGCATGAAGGGAATCGGCGACCGCACCTACCAGGTGGTGCGCCAGGCGGTGGACGGCGAGGTGCCGGACTACCTCGCAGACCTTCGGCTGAAGGGGCAGGAGCCTCTGGACGACGGCGGGACTGAGCTGCGGAAGTCGCTGCGCGGCGATCTGCACAGCCACAGTGACTGGTCCGACGGCGGTTCCCCCATCCAGCTGATGGCTGCGGCGGCGCAGGTGCTGGGCCGCGAATACCTGGCCCTCACGGACCACTCACCCAACCTGACCATCGCCAACGGCCTCAGCGTGGAGCGCCTCACAGAGCAGCTCGATGTTGTGGCAGGGCTCAACGCGGGCAACACCAACGGTTTTCGGCTCCTTGCGGGCATCGAGGTGGACATCCTGGAGTCCGGCGAGCTGGACCAGACTCCGGCGATGCTGGACCGGCTGGACATCGTGGTGGCCAGCGTGCACTCCAAACTCCGCTCGGACCGGAGCACCATGACCGAACGCATGCTGGGTGGCATCCGGGATCCGCACACCAACGTCCTGGGCCATTGCACCGGCCGCTTGGTGGAAGGATCGCGCGGCACCCGGCCCCCGTCCGAGTTTGATGCCAGGGAAGTCTTTGCCGCATGCGCCGAACACAACGTGGCCGTGGAGATCAACTCGCGGCCCGAACGGCAGGACCCGCCGGACAACCTGATTCAGCTTGCCCTGGACGCCGGGTGCCTCTTTTCAATCGACAGCGACGCCCACGCACCCGGACAGCTCGACTTCCTCCAGTATGGAGCCGCCCGCGCCGCCCTGAACGGGGTCCCCGCCGAGCGGATTGTCACCACATGGCCCCTGGACCGGCTGATGGCGTGGGCCGGGAAGGGCTGA
- a CDS encoding Asp23/Gls24 family envelope stress response protein: protein MEYQNPQPDPAGRQLDAGQLAAASAAPGHGRTVISETAVAKVAGIAARSVPGVYSLGSVPSRALGAIRDAVGSSDHAAGVRAEVGETQVAVDISLVASYGTPLHSLANQVRASVYRAVEELVGLQVIEVNVEITDVYVAPPPKAAPPVATEREALL, encoded by the coding sequence ATGGAATACCAGAACCCACAACCCGATCCGGCCGGTCGCCAGCTTGATGCCGGCCAGCTCGCTGCCGCTTCGGCAGCGCCCGGCCATGGCCGCACGGTGATCTCTGAAACAGCCGTGGCCAAGGTCGCCGGCATCGCTGCCCGTTCCGTGCCCGGCGTCTATTCCCTCGGTTCCGTACCGTCGCGGGCCCTGGGGGCCATCCGGGATGCGGTTGGCAGCTCGGACCACGCCGCAGGTGTCCGGGCCGAGGTCGGCGAAACCCAGGTTGCCGTGGACATCAGCCTGGTGGCCTCCTACGGCACTCCCCTCCACTCCCTCGCCAACCAGGTCCGGGCCTCGGTGTACCGCGCCGTTGAGGAACTTGTTGGCCTGCAGGTCATCGAAGTAAACGTCGAAATAACGGATGTCTACGTGGCCCCGCCGCCCAAGGCCGCGCCTCCTGTAGCTACAGAGCGGGAGGCACTGCTGTGA
- a CDS encoding DUF6286 domain-containing protein, with amino-acid sequence MHRVVHRETHSSRAAVSTVAAVLVMVVAGYGLLESAVHAIGQPAWLIEPQLAAERIVALPAGLPPLLLGAGGAVVAMAGLFFLLNAVLPGRRARHVLKGGDSAVAVVVDDEVIASALARSARLAANVTPEQVMVVVSQRQVVVNVRPTSGVPVTEQAVLAAVESELTEMALDPVPEVRVNISTAGVIGA; translated from the coding sequence ATGCACAGGGTGGTGCACCGGGAAACCCATTCATCACGGGCCGCGGTGTCAACAGTGGCGGCCGTGCTGGTGATGGTGGTGGCGGGCTATGGCCTGCTCGAATCGGCTGTGCACGCCATCGGGCAACCCGCCTGGCTGATCGAACCCCAACTGGCGGCCGAACGCATCGTGGCCCTGCCGGCCGGGCTGCCGCCGCTGCTGCTCGGTGCCGGGGGTGCCGTGGTTGCGATGGCCGGACTCTTTTTCCTGCTCAACGCCGTGCTCCCCGGCAGACGGGCGAGGCACGTACTCAAGGGCGGCGATTCCGCCGTCGCAGTGGTGGTGGACGACGAAGTCATCGCGTCGGCATTGGCCCGCAGTGCACGGCTGGCGGCCAACGTCACCCCCGAACAGGTCATGGTGGTGGTCTCGCAGCGGCAGGTCGTGGTCAACGTCCGGCCCACCTCCGGTGTGCCGGTGACGGAACAGGCGGTGCTTGCCGCCGTCGAAAGCGAACTCACGGAGATGGCACTGGATCCTGTCCCGGAAGTCCGCGTGAACATTTCCACTGCGGGGGTGATCGGCGCATGA
- a CDS encoding glycoside hydrolase family 13 protein, with product MFTERISLPNSSLSPAGSSTQAWWTSAVIYQIYPRSFADSNGDGMGDLNGVTARLPYLHRLGVDAIWLSPFYKSPQADAGYDVADYRQVDPLFGSLADFDAMLEAAATLDIKVIVDLVPNHTSDEHTWFQEALASAPGSDERNRYMFRKGSDEAAGSGDGNLAPNNWKSIFGGPAWSRVTEANGRAGEWYLHLFDTKQPDLNWDNAEVKEEMRSVMRFWLDRGVAGFRVDVAHGLVKEAGLPDWEGVAAMVEGTGEAADKGHLPPGDAPGGHTEAQEPHRAVSPQYPPSPFFDQDGVHDIYRDWNRLLAAYDGDRMMVAEAWVEPAERLARYVRKDEMQQAFNFDFLLAGWDAERMAEAIQDSLHAAASVGAPSTWVLSNHDTVRHGTRFGLQDPTTFPKGIAAADEQPDAALGLARARAAAMISLALPGSAYIYQGEELGLPEHTTLPDEARQDPTFFRTNGVEVGRDGCRVPLPWRADEPGYGFAEAYTSEGGAGVSGPAAPWLPQPESFRDLAADRQEDVPGSTLELYRSAVAFRSANGLGSGTFQWAGLHQPANGVLAFTNGSVLVLGNMGSAAVPVPAGYRVALVSGSGPGAGEAAAELPPHSAAYLVPA from the coding sequence ATGTTTACGGAAAGGATATCTTTGCCGAACAGCTCCCTCTCCCCTGCAGGCTCCTCCACCCAGGCATGGTGGACCAGCGCCGTTATCTACCAGATTTACCCCCGCTCCTTTGCAGACTCGAACGGCGATGGCATGGGCGACCTCAACGGGGTGACGGCTCGGCTGCCCTATCTCCACCGGCTTGGCGTGGACGCGATCTGGCTGTCACCGTTCTACAAGTCTCCCCAGGCGGATGCCGGTTACGATGTGGCGGACTACCGCCAGGTTGACCCACTTTTCGGGTCACTGGCCGATTTCGACGCGATGCTGGAGGCGGCGGCCACGCTGGACATCAAAGTCATTGTGGACCTGGTGCCCAACCACACGTCGGACGAACACACCTGGTTCCAGGAAGCTCTCGCCTCAGCTCCAGGATCCGACGAACGGAACCGGTACATGTTCCGGAAAGGTAGCGATGAAGCCGCGGGCAGCGGCGACGGAAACCTCGCCCCCAACAACTGGAAATCCATCTTTGGCGGACCCGCCTGGAGCAGGGTGACCGAAGCCAATGGCCGCGCCGGGGAATGGTATCTGCATCTTTTTGATACCAAACAGCCCGATCTGAACTGGGACAACGCTGAGGTCAAAGAGGAGATGCGTTCTGTGATGCGTTTCTGGTTGGACCGGGGTGTTGCCGGTTTCCGCGTCGATGTTGCCCATGGGCTGGTCAAGGAAGCCGGGTTACCGGACTGGGAAGGCGTGGCCGCCATGGTGGAAGGCACCGGGGAGGCTGCCGACAAGGGACATTTGCCGCCGGGAGATGCTCCGGGTGGCCATACGGAAGCCCAGGAACCTCACCGCGCTGTGTCGCCGCAATACCCGCCGTCGCCGTTCTTCGACCAGGACGGCGTGCATGACATATACCGGGACTGGAACCGATTACTGGCCGCTTATGACGGCGACCGGATGATGGTTGCCGAGGCATGGGTGGAACCGGCAGAGCGCTTGGCCAGGTACGTTCGCAAGGACGAAATGCAGCAGGCTTTCAACTTTGATTTCCTCCTCGCGGGGTGGGACGCGGAACGCATGGCCGAAGCAATCCAGGACTCCCTCCATGCGGCCGCGTCCGTCGGAGCGCCATCCACCTGGGTGCTGAGCAACCACGACACCGTCCGTCATGGCACCCGGTTTGGCCTGCAGGATCCCACCACATTCCCCAAGGGCATCGCCGCCGCGGATGAGCAGCCGGACGCAGCCCTGGGCCTGGCGCGCGCCCGCGCGGCCGCCATGATTTCCCTTGCGCTGCCGGGCTCGGCCTACATCTATCAGGGTGAGGAACTGGGCCTCCCTGAGCACACCACCCTGCCGGACGAGGCCCGGCAGGACCCGACCTTTTTCCGTACCAACGGTGTGGAGGTGGGCCGCGACGGGTGCCGGGTTCCCCTACCCTGGCGGGCGGACGAACCCGGGTATGGCTTCGCGGAGGCTTACACCAGTGAGGGCGGCGCCGGCGTCAGCGGTCCCGCCGCGCCGTGGCTGCCCCAGCCGGAGTCCTTCAGGGACCTCGCTGCGGACCGGCAGGAGGACGTGCCCGGTTCCACCTTGGAGCTGTACCGCTCAGCGGTCGCTTTCCGTTCGGCCAACGGCCTGGGGTCCGGAACGTTCCAGTGGGCCGGCCTTCATCAACCGGCCAACGGTGTCTTGGCGTTCACCAACGGCAGCGTCCTGGTCCTCGGCAATATGGGTTCCGCAGCGGTGCCGGTCCCCGCCGGCTACAGGGTGGCACTGGTAAGCGGATCCGGACCCGGGGCCGGCGAGGCCGCCGCGGAGCTGCCGCCGCACAGTGCGGCCTATCTGGTTCCCGCGTAG
- a CDS encoding ABC transporter substrate-binding protein → MKSPKFLLPAAAAGILAITLSACGGGGGTTGGGGGGDAEQGLDGRGPITYVQGKDNSNVVRPLVDKWNAAHPNEKVTFKEQTDQADQQHDDLVQHFQAKDAGYDVVDVDVVWTAEFAAKGWLQPLKDKMAIDTSAMLKPTVESGTYKGTLYAAPQTSDGAILYYRKDLVPNAPKTWDEMMGMCSIAKANNIGCFAGQYSKYEGLTVNASEAINSSGGSVLDKNGKPSLNTSEAKAGLENLAKAYADGNIPKEAITYKEEESRQAFQDGKLLFLRNWPYVYNLAVTEGSSKVKDVLGLAALPGKDGPGASSLGGHNLAVSVYSKNKATALDFLKFMTSAETEKFYATQGSLAPVLGSLYEDKDLVAKLPYLPVLKTSIENAVPRPVTPFYPAVTKAIQENAYSAIKGEKSVETALSDMQKSIESASAGQ, encoded by the coding sequence ATGAAATCCCCTAAGTTCCTACTGCCCGCCGCCGCGGCCGGCATCCTGGCCATTACCCTCTCCGCCTGCGGCGGGGGCGGCGGCACCACCGGCGGCGGGGGCGGCGGTGACGCCGAACAGGGCCTCGACGGCCGCGGTCCCATCACCTACGTACAGGGCAAGGACAACAGCAACGTGGTCCGTCCCCTGGTCGACAAGTGGAACGCCGCGCACCCGAATGAGAAGGTCACGTTCAAGGAACAGACAGACCAGGCCGACCAGCAGCATGACGACCTTGTCCAGCACTTCCAGGCGAAAGACGCCGGCTACGACGTCGTGGACGTGGACGTTGTCTGGACAGCCGAGTTCGCCGCCAAGGGATGGCTGCAGCCGCTCAAGGACAAGATGGCGATCGACACCAGTGCCATGCTCAAGCCGACCGTCGAAAGCGGTACCTACAAGGGGACGCTGTACGCCGCCCCGCAGACCTCCGACGGCGCCATTCTCTACTACCGCAAGGATCTGGTTCCCAACGCGCCCAAGACGTGGGACGAAATGATGGGCATGTGCTCCATCGCCAAAGCCAACAACATTGGCTGCTTCGCGGGCCAATACAGCAAGTACGAAGGCCTGACAGTCAACGCGTCGGAGGCCATCAACTCCTCGGGTGGCTCCGTGCTGGACAAGAACGGTAAACCCAGCCTGAACACGAGTGAAGCCAAGGCAGGGCTGGAAAACCTTGCGAAGGCATATGCCGACGGCAACATTCCGAAGGAAGCCATCACCTACAAGGAAGAAGAAAGCCGGCAGGCCTTCCAGGACGGCAAGCTCCTGTTCCTGCGCAACTGGCCTTACGTCTACAACCTGGCCGTCACGGAAGGATCCTCCAAGGTGAAGGACGTCCTGGGTCTGGCTGCCCTTCCGGGCAAGGACGGTCCGGGTGCCTCGTCACTGGGTGGCCACAACCTGGCCGTCAGCGTCTACTCGAAGAACAAGGCCACCGCCCTGGACTTCCTGAAGTTCATGACGTCCGCAGAAACTGAGAAGTTCTACGCCACCCAGGGTTCGCTGGCCCCGGTCCTGGGTTCGCTGTACGAAGACAAGGACCTCGTCGCCAAGCTTCCGTACCTGCCGGTCTTGAAGACGTCGATCGAGAATGCCGTGCCGCGTCCGGTGACGCCGTTCTACCCGGCGGTCACCAAGGCCATCCAGGAAAATGCCTACTCTGCCATCAAGGGGGAGAAATCCGTGGAAACTGCTTTGTCAGACATGCAAAAGTCCATCGAGTCCGCGAGCGCGGGACAGTAG